A genomic region of Nostoc sp. UHCC 0702 contains the following coding sequences:
- a CDS encoding class I SAM-dependent methyltransferase: MVSDNSNISQTVQSSYDDFYVSEKTAWRELGGKYKANNILSVCENHSFKKVLECGAGEGSILKFIDKNSNFTELYATEISESGISEIKKRNLPKLQEAKKFNGYEIPYPDKYFDMAYCSHVIEHVEHPRLLLRELKRVSSFQVFEIPLDYSVDVDKEYQHFLSYGHINIYTPSLFKFLLKSEGYEIIQELLTQSASEVERYNWYVNMKQKKSFIREFKLMIRPLTRNLKKLKWGEKCYNEYCFSAYTCLAKGSGELKIF; this comes from the coding sequence ATGGTAAGTGATAATAGTAACATTAGTCAAACAGTTCAGTCATCATATGATGACTTCTATGTAAGTGAAAAAACCGCTTGGCGAGAACTTGGAGGTAAGTATAAAGCGAACAACATTCTATCTGTATGCGAAAATCATAGTTTCAAAAAAGTACTGGAATGCGGTGCTGGTGAAGGAAGTATACTTAAATTTATAGATAAAAACAGTAATTTTACTGAACTATACGCTACAGAAATATCTGAAAGTGGAATATCAGAAATCAAGAAGAGAAACCTGCCAAAATTGCAGGAGGCAAAAAAATTTAATGGCTATGAAATTCCTTACCCAGATAAATATTTTGATATGGCATACTGTTCCCATGTGATTGAACATGTTGAACATCCAAGATTGTTACTCCGTGAACTCAAAAGAGTCAGCAGCTTTCAAGTATTTGAAATACCTTTAGATTATTCGGTTGATGTTGATAAAGAATATCAACATTTTTTGTCTTACGGTCACATCAACATATACACTCCATCTTTATTTAAGTTCCTTCTTAAGTCAGAGGGTTACGAAATTATTCAAGAGCTTCTTACACAATCAGCAAGTGAAGTAGAGCGCTACAATTGGTATGTAAATATGAAGCAAAAGAAATCATTTATTCGCGAATTTAAGCTGATGATACGTCCTCTTACACGCAATTTAAAAAAACTAAAGTGGGGTGAGAAGTGCTATAACGAATACTGCTTTTCCGCATATACATGCTTAGCAAAAGGTAGCGGCGAGTTAAAAATATTTTAA